From one Ignavibacteria bacterium genomic stretch:
- the radC gene encoding DNA repair protein RadC: MGNKSVQQAVSDRPRERLARLGPRALSTRELLALLINSGTVLRSADTIAGDLLERYGSLNTIAGCDVSELMLMPGMGNAKAATLCAALELATRLQAEPFTDQRSITSPELLARRMIPRLRHLKREIFLVILLNTAHQIIREVSVGEGSLNAVVVHPREVFRLAIAEHAAAIILVHNHPSGNPEPSKEDLAITRHLTEAGRIVEIKVLDHIIIGGDTFTSFSDRNLL, translated from the coding sequence ATGGGTAACAAGTCAGTGCAGCAGGCAGTTTCCGACAGACCCCGGGAGCGATTAGCCAGGCTTGGACCGAGAGCACTTAGTACACGCGAGCTCCTGGCCCTTCTGATAAACTCCGGAACAGTACTGCGCAGTGCTGATACGATTGCCGGTGACTTGTTGGAACGCTATGGGTCACTAAATACGATTGCAGGATGCGATGTCTCGGAGCTCATGCTAATGCCCGGTATGGGTAACGCAAAGGCGGCAACTCTGTGCGCCGCTCTTGAACTTGCAACCAGGTTACAGGCGGAACCGTTTACCGATCAACGCAGCATCACGTCACCCGAACTCCTTGCCCGCAGAATGATCCCCCGCCTTCGTCACCTTAAACGCGAGATCTTTCTGGTAATCCTCCTTAACACCGCACACCAGATTATCCGCGAGGTTAGCGTTGGTGAGGGCTCGCTTAATGCTGTCGTGGTTCACCCCCGAGAAGTATTCCGGTTAGCTATTGCCGAACATGCAGCGGCTATCATCCTGGTACACAATCATCCATCAGGGAACCCGGAACCATCGAAAGAAGACCTGGCCATTACACGTCACCTGACTGAAGCAGGCAGAATTGTAGAAATCAAGGTGCTCGACCATATTATCATCGGCGGTGATACCTTCACCAGCTTTTCAGATCGTAACTTATTGTAA
- a CDS encoding DnaJ domain-containing protein, translating into MSFTDYYKELGIEKGASADEIKKAFRKLAKELHPDANPNNPEAEERFKRISEAYDVLSDPQKRAKYDAFNSQYGAYTQGGRRPTASDFGRGGSFQFTMDDMGSSFEGTSFGDLLSQLFGGRMAGGAQPRSRGTRSATPPPKTYEVSLTFSEALHGARKRFTIDGKKVDISFKPGIASGQRLRIPAGEIVVTVQPDTRYTRVADDLKVNEPIPLTTAILGGDIQVETPYSTITMKIPPGTKSGKIFRLRSQGVSNYDNPSVRGDLFVTVVVSVPDKLSAVQKELFSKLRESGL; encoded by the coding sequence ATGAGTTTTACAGATTACTACAAAGAATTAGGAATTGAAAAGGGGGCTTCGGCAGACGAAATCAAGAAGGCGTTTCGGAAGCTGGCAAAGGAGCTTCATCCCGATGCTAACCCCAATAACCCGGAAGCGGAAGAACGCTTTAAACGAATCAGCGAGGCCTACGATGTTCTGAGCGATCCGCAAAAGCGCGCTAAGTACGATGCATTTAACTCGCAGTACGGAGCATATACGCAGGGCGGACGTCGGCCAACAGCCAGTGACTTCGGACGTGGCGGTTCGTTCCAGTTTACCATGGACGACATGGGAAGTTCGTTCGAAGGCACTTCGTTCGGAGACCTGCTGTCACAATTGTTCGGAGGCCGGATGGCTGGTGGTGCACAACCCCGGTCACGGGGCACCCGCTCTGCTACACCTCCACCCAAAACCTACGAGGTGTCACTAACTTTCTCAGAAGCATTGCATGGCGCCAGAAAACGCTTTACTATTGACGGGAAGAAGGTGGATATTTCATTTAAGCCGGGAATTGCCAGTGGACAGCGCCTGCGCATACCTGCGGGTGAAATTGTAGTTACGGTTCAACCCGATACACGGTACACACGGGTGGCTGATGACCTTAAAGTAAACGAACCTATTCCACTGACTACTGCGATACTTGGCGGCGACATTCAGGTAGAAACACCGTACAGCACAATAACAATGAAAATTCCGCCGGGCACGAAAAGCGGTAAGATCTTCAGGCTACGCTCTCAAGGAGTGTCGAATTACGATAACCCGTCAGTCCGCGGTGACCTGTTTGTAACGGTTGTTGTTTCTGTCCCCGACAAGCTGTCAGCAGTACAGAAGGAGCTTTTCTCAAAGCTGCGCGAGTCGGGATTGTAA
- a CDS encoding divalent-cation tolerance protein CutA, translating to MIASSVAIVITSFPDSEVASEVVNTLVAENLAACGTISGPSRSIYRWKGEVVQENEHTIILKTHQQCVTKLVNRLTTLHPYEVPEVLVFPAQSAAEGYESWVTSQCSRQFPTDPGSD from the coding sequence CGTTTCCGGACTCGGAAGTTGCTTCTGAAGTCGTCAATACCCTCGTAGCCGAAAACCTGGCTGCATGTGGGACAATTTCCGGGCCGTCACGTAGCATTTACCGGTGGAAGGGAGAGGTGGTTCAAGAAAACGAACATACCATAATCCTTAAAACTCATCAACAGTGCGTCACAAAACTGGTTAACAGACTCACTACCCTACATCCGTATGAAGTTCCTGAAGTCTTGGTATTTCCTGCCCAAAGTGCAGCGGAGGGCTATGAGTCATGGGTAACAAGTCAGTGCAGCAGGCAGTTTCCGACAGACCCCGGGAGCGATTAG